From Paenibacillus sp. GP183, one genomic window encodes:
- a CDS encoding pirin family protein encodes MSIRIYPPEQQGAGAFDHGKFVEQRPIGFPGDDSTLDRLGPLFYWAWGKSSQDAEIGMHPHKAFEIMTYMLSGIVEHQDTLGTKQAVSAGGAQVMQTGSGVSHAEAFRGSDTEGFQIWFEPHLSQSVKRPPTYNQFQHEQFPLKKESGVILKTVIGEGSPVQIETDVQVYDFTFAPGAAYTYSLSKGRILSFLVVQGSGMAGSENFTHKDFIVVKAETDEKFSLQASSDPMRLVAIEVPAEVDYPLYRK; translated from the coding sequence ATGAGTATTCGAATATACCCGCCCGAACAACAGGGGGCTGGAGCTTTTGACCATGGAAAGTTTGTGGAGCAGCGGCCCATTGGTTTCCCGGGGGACGATTCCACATTAGACCGACTAGGACCGCTTTTTTATTGGGCATGGGGCAAATCGAGTCAAGATGCAGAAATCGGCATGCATCCGCATAAAGCTTTTGAGATAATGACGTACATGTTGAGCGGCATCGTCGAGCATCAGGATACACTGGGTACTAAACAAGCCGTATCCGCCGGGGGCGCTCAGGTTATGCAGACAGGTTCCGGCGTCTCTCATGCGGAGGCTTTTCGCGGTTCGGATACGGAAGGGTTTCAAATCTGGTTCGAGCCTCATTTGAGCCAATCCGTCAAACGGCCGCCCACTTACAATCAATTTCAGCATGAGCAGTTCCCTTTGAAGAAGGAAAGCGGCGTTATCCTCAAAACCGTCATCGGTGAAGGCTCTCCCGTTCAGATTGAGACGGATGTTCAGGTGTATGACTTCACTTTCGCTCCTGGGGCCGCTTATACCTACTCTTTGAGCAAGGGTCGCATTCTCTCTTTTCTGGTTGTTCAAGGCTCGGGTATGGCAGGCTCGGAGAATTTTACACACAAAGACTTCATCGTCGTAAAAGCTGAAACGGATGAGAAATTTTCCCTGCAGGCTAGCAGCGATCCTATGCGTCTGGTGGCTATCGAAGTGCCGGCGGAAGTCGATTATCCTTTGTACCGGAAATGA
- a CDS encoding penicillin-binding transpeptidase domain-containing protein yields the protein MLDEAGYRPQDWDRQTRGQVTMLEAIVQSWNIPAVWLLHEMGIDTGMGFARKLGIPLAEQEDRNLGLALGGLATGVSPLDMAQAYSAFANQGVMHAAHAITKITTRDGHVLVEAAPASSQVMSPATASTMTLMLQQAVARGTGRLAALERPAAGKTGTTELPATEEFAAAVPTSAKDAWLVGYTPDLTAAIWVGYDRTDKDHYLNTAGGSVPAKLFREIMTRSLQGVPVADFVLSAPVQAQVSAQDPNPVQSDQTNKKQSGKSDQGGGHNGKSKKWW from the coding sequence GTGCTCGACGAGGCTGGCTACCGTCCGCAGGACTGGGACCGCCAGACACGGGGGCAAGTGACGATGCTCGAAGCCATCGTCCAGTCCTGGAACATCCCCGCGGTGTGGCTGCTGCATGAAATGGGCATCGATACGGGGATGGGGTTTGCCCGGAAGCTGGGGATTCCGCTCGCCGAGCAGGAAGACCGCAACCTCGGGCTTGCCCTCGGCGGCCTCGCCACCGGCGTTTCGCCGCTCGACATGGCGCAGGCGTACAGCGCCTTCGCCAATCAAGGCGTGATGCATGCCGCGCATGCCATCACGAAGATCACGACCCGGGACGGCCACGTGCTCGTGGAGGCCGCTCCCGCTTCGTCGCAGGTGATGTCCCCTGCGACGGCAAGCACGATGACGCTCATGCTGCAGCAAGCCGTTGCCCGGGGCACAGGGCGACTCGCTGCACTCGAGCGTCCTGCTGCAGGCAAGACCGGGACGACGGAGCTCCCGGCCACGGAGGAATTCGCGGCTGCGGTGCCGACCAGCGCGAAGGATGCGTGGTTAGTCGGCTATACGCCCGATCTCACCGCAGCGATCTGGGTCGGCTACGACCGCACCGACAAGGATCACTACCTCAACACCGCCGGGGGCTCGGTGCCGGCGAAGCTGTTCCGCGAGATCATGACTCGTTCTCTGCAGGGCGTTCCTGTGGCGGATTTCGTACTATCCGCCCCGGTGCAGGCTCAAGTATCGGCACAGGATCCAAATCCCGTTCAATCCGATCAAACCAATAAAAAACAAAGTGGAAAGTCTGATCAAGGCGGAGGGCATAACGGGAAGAGCAAGAAATGGTGGTAA
- a CDS encoding S-layer homology domain-containing protein, whose protein sequence is MKANLMKKLVVSGLTLSMVLGTGTAAFAKDFNQNKGDNNYQTQKKNTKSTTNVRMNFKDMTEGDVQWATQYIADLANRQIFEGYPDGTFQPQNTVTRIEAITAAVRLMGLRATAESSSKMQTNLNFKDANQVPSWAVGYVAVAVENNLFAESDTQVNPNQAADRLWATTLLVKALGLQSEADSKMNVHLPFVDAGKVPAGSVGYLQVAIEKGLVNGFQDNTFRPNQQVTRAEIAALLDRTGNQLPSNNDGLVNGTVAAPVTNNILTLTDAGQTNSLTLDSNAFIYRGGVQVSISALQVGDVVKTRSYNNNVIYVEVTQPVGTPVTTNSGVTTGTIAALVNNNILTISSNGQTVNLTLSPNTFIYRAGAQVSSSALQVGDVVNINSYNNTVISVEVTQPVNSTVSQDGLVTGTIVSPVYNNVLTITNSAGQTVTLGLNSNTSIYRGGVQVSASALLAGDVVNAYTTNNAVNLVQVTSTSQVLNLNVSGTLNGTTLDSQGKISTISINQVDSNGTVQTFIYAVSPTVTISGDASQLVQNHSILLQGSNQVVSTIVIQ, encoded by the coding sequence ATGAAAGCAAACTTGATGAAAAAGCTTGTCGTTTCAGGTCTTACACTCAGCATGGTCTTAGGAACAGGTACAGCCGCATTTGCCAAAGATTTTAATCAAAACAAGGGCGATAATAATTATCAGACTCAAAAGAAAAACACAAAGAGCACCACCAACGTGAGAATGAACTTCAAGGATATGACGGAGGGCGATGTGCAGTGGGCTACACAGTACATAGCGGATCTCGCTAATAGACAAATTTTTGAAGGATATCCTGACGGAACGTTCCAACCTCAAAATACAGTCACACGAATTGAAGCCATTACTGCCGCCGTAAGATTGATGGGACTGCGAGCTACAGCTGAATCGAGTTCAAAAATGCAAACGAATTTGAATTTCAAAGATGCCAATCAGGTACCTTCTTGGGCGGTCGGATACGTTGCTGTAGCTGTTGAGAACAATCTATTTGCAGAATCAGATACTCAAGTGAACCCAAATCAAGCGGCTGATCGTCTTTGGGCGACAACATTGCTTGTTAAAGCACTCGGGTTACAAAGCGAAGCCGATTCGAAAATGAATGTTCATTTGCCTTTCGTGGATGCAGGTAAGGTTCCGGCAGGATCTGTGGGCTATTTGCAAGTTGCCATTGAGAAGGGACTTGTAAACGGGTTTCAAGATAATACGTTCCGGCCAAATCAACAGGTAACACGCGCGGAGATAGCTGCGCTGCTCGACCGTACAGGGAATCAGCTTCCGAGCAATAATGATGGTCTGGTTAACGGAACAGTCGCTGCTCCTGTTACTAACAATATATTGACGTTAACGGATGCCGGTCAAACGAATAGCTTAACACTGGACTCTAATGCATTCATTTATCGTGGCGGCGTTCAGGTCAGTATATCGGCATTGCAAGTAGGAGATGTGGTGAAGACTCGTTCTTATAATAATAATGTTATCTATGTAGAAGTAACGCAGCCGGTCGGTACTCCAGTGACTACTAATAGCGGGGTCACCACAGGCACGATAGCTGCTCTGGTGAACAATAACATTCTGACGATTTCAAGTAATGGACAAACCGTGAATCTAACGCTGAGTCCGAACACATTTATTTACAGGGCCGGTGCGCAAGTTAGTTCATCCGCATTGCAAGTAGGGGATGTGGTAAACATCAATTCTTACAACAATACGGTCATTTCCGTTGAAGTAACTCAGCCTGTTAATAGCACCGTGTCTCAGGATGGGTTAGTCACAGGAACCATAGTTTCCCCTGTGTACAACAATGTGTTAACCATTACGAATAGTGCTGGACAAACGGTGACCCTTGGATTAAATTCGAACACGAGTATTTACCGCGGTGGGGTGCAAGTTAGCGCATCTGCACTGCTAGCGGGAGATGTGGTGAATGCCTACACCACTAACAATGCTGTCAATCTTGTCCAAGTGACGAGCACTAGTCAAGTTCTGAACTTGAATGTTTCCGGCACATTGAATGGAACGACACTGGATAGTCAAGGAAAAATCTCGACCATCTCGATTAACCAAGTGGATTCCAACGGCACTGTGCAAACTTTCATATACGCTGTTTCGCCTACCGTAACGATTTCCGGAGACGCGTCTCAGCTGGTGCAAAACCACTCAATACTTCTGCAGGGAAGCAATCAAGTGGTCTCGACTATTGTAATTCAATAA
- a CDS encoding MFS transporter — protein sequence MRSTAALGYASVFISAALYWLGFSMIRPVLPLYFSDHGYKAAAIGLFMALNSILPIVFSMPIGSWIDRIGTRRAVLYGTVVSLTSGVAFVIGVSLGWTWLILLGQVINGIGGLLSWGALQAAASLSVDRKADKSRSNRVLSNFTFVNSLAQLAGPSLGGFLSDWGGYTTIFLIFVAMNAAALLMTTFLPPARAEVTGPDPVAGDQPDWQQALWRSYATGFGLMRRNKPFSMAILLNGIMFMLVDLRSTFFPLYLDNLGLSHTVIGWVLSVSGLAVLIVRPFTGYAINRLGQYRIMMASMIVGGVSLLLLTLRPEILLLSVIMFLWGASTGINQPMALIMVSQAVEPKEQGMGMTIRTMSNRVVQLTNPLFFGAVTTVIGLSMGFGFMGVLLLCAGALYSRQNRRERARSYEAPS from the coding sequence ATGCGAAGTACAGCCGCTTTAGGGTATGCATCCGTTTTTATTTCCGCTGCGCTGTATTGGCTTGGCTTTAGTATGATTCGACCGGTCCTGCCGCTGTATTTCTCCGATCACGGTTATAAGGCTGCAGCCATTGGATTGTTTATGGCACTCAATTCGATACTACCAATCGTATTTTCCATGCCGATTGGAAGCTGGATCGATCGAATCGGTACTCGCCGGGCGGTACTCTACGGTACGGTTGTCAGCTTGACCAGCGGAGTCGCTTTTGTAATCGGCGTGAGTCTGGGTTGGACTTGGCTGATTTTGTTGGGTCAAGTGATTAACGGCATTGGAGGCCTGCTGAGCTGGGGTGCGCTGCAGGCGGCGGCCTCGCTGTCCGTAGACCGCAAGGCGGATAAGAGTCGGAGCAATCGGGTGCTTTCGAATTTTACCTTTGTAAATTCGCTTGCGCAGCTGGCGGGGCCGTCGCTTGGCGGATTTCTATCGGATTGGGGCGGATATACGACGATCTTTCTCATATTCGTTGCCATGAACGCGGCCGCCTTACTGATGACGACATTCCTGCCTCCCGCCAGGGCAGAGGTCACAGGGCCCGATCCAGTGGCTGGGGACCAGCCAGACTGGCAACAGGCTTTATGGAGAAGCTATGCAACCGGCTTTGGGCTGATGCGCAGAAATAAACCGTTCTCGATGGCAATTCTGCTCAATGGCATTATGTTCATGCTGGTCGACCTCCGCTCCACATTTTTCCCGCTCTATCTGGATAACCTCGGGTTATCCCATACGGTTATCGGCTGGGTTTTGTCGGTATCGGGACTGGCCGTTCTAATCGTAAGGCCGTTCACCGGCTATGCAATCAACCGGCTGGGTCAATACCGAATCATGATGGCCAGCATGATTGTCGGGGGAGTAAGTCTGCTGCTGCTGACGCTTCGACCGGAAATCTTGCTGCTGTCCGTCATCATGTTCCTGTGGGGGGCCAGCACGGGCATCAATCAGCCGATGGCGCTGATTATGGTGTCGCAAGCGGTAGAACCGAAGGAACAAGGGATGGGGATGACGATTCGGACCATGTCCAATCGGGTCGTACAGCTGACAAACCCGCTATTTTTCGGGGCGGTGACGACGGTCATCGGCCTATCAATGGGGTTCGGCTTCATGGGTGTCCTGTTGCTTTGCGCCGGAGCTCTGTACAGCCGCCAAAATCGACGGGAACGAGCCCGGAGTTACGAAGCACCTTCCTGA
- a CDS encoding MFS transporter — protein sequence MGYMPNVWKLFASRFFSNLIPAYVIERLYWEERGMTIQMVVYTEIIFAITIVLLEIPTGIIADKWGRKQMMILSALMGCCEFVILLLATEFWHFALVVFLAAIGRSASSGAENALLYDSLLSAGKEHSFEKYLGRLNALDIFSIIIAALCGSFLAGRYGYELNYWISLVSMLVALILTLTLVEPAVNSDSEQDQPIPIRIYVAASLRYFKNNPGVRLVVLSGMVTGAAISFIDEFWQTYLERLGIPVIYFGMFSAAIYLLRLPGNLLAYLLKSRFSYKSLLFGAIAVFAAGFLYVSVMKDYSSLAAICLIGLFAGMIEPLAAGYLHHRMDSSMRATIGSFQSLGEHAAVSVIGIGFGYFSAKMDIFGGFGFVAMVCWVFLIYFSFASAKRLFESDNGP from the coding sequence ATGGGCTATATGCCGAATGTATGGAAACTGTTTGCCAGCCGCTTCTTTTCCAATCTGATTCCTGCTTATGTCATTGAGCGATTGTATTGGGAAGAGAGAGGCATGACCATTCAGATGGTCGTGTATACGGAGATTATTTTTGCTATTACGATTGTTTTACTTGAGATACCCACTGGAATCATCGCCGATAAGTGGGGGCGAAAGCAGATGATGATATTGTCTGCTTTAATGGGGTGCTGCGAGTTTGTGATCCTGCTGCTCGCAACCGAATTTTGGCATTTCGCGCTTGTTGTTTTTTTGGCGGCTATTGGCAGATCTGCAAGCAGCGGGGCGGAGAATGCCTTGCTTTATGATTCCTTATTGTCAGCGGGTAAAGAGCACTCTTTTGAGAAGTACCTTGGCCGTTTAAATGCTCTCGATATCTTCTCCATTATCATTGCTGCGCTTTGCGGGAGTTTTTTGGCTGGTCGCTATGGTTATGAGCTTAATTATTGGATTTCCTTGGTGAGCATGCTGGTCGCGCTGATCTTAACGCTTACTCTGGTTGAACCTGCTGTGAATAGCGATAGCGAGCAGGATCAACCGATACCGATTCGTATCTATGTTGCAGCTTCCTTACGCTACTTCAAAAATAATCCGGGAGTACGTCTGGTGGTATTATCGGGCATGGTGACTGGGGCAGCGATCAGTTTCATTGATGAGTTCTGGCAAACTTACTTGGAGAGGTTGGGAATTCCGGTTATCTATTTCGGGATGTTCTCGGCTGCAATCTACCTCCTGAGATTGCCGGGTAACCTTCTTGCCTATTTACTAAAAAGCCGATTCAGTTACAAAAGCTTATTATTCGGTGCAATCGCAGTATTCGCCGCAGGCTTTTTATATGTCTCGGTCATGAAAGATTACAGCAGTTTGGCGGCCATATGTCTGATCGGCTTGTTTGCAGGCATGATTGAGCCACTCGCTGCCGGGTATTTGCATCACCGAATGGATTCCTCCATGAGGGCGACCATCGGTTCATTTCAATCATTAGGGGAACATGCCGCAGTAAGTGTCATCGGAATAGGATTTGGCTATTTCTCTGCAAAAATGGATATTTTCGGAGGATTCGGATTCGTTGCGATGGTTTGCTGGGTATTCTTGATTTATTTTTCATTCGCATCCGCAAAAAGGTTGTTTGAATCGGATAACGGGCCTTGA
- a CDS encoding aldo/keto reductase translates to MIKHISDQTVLNNGVKMPWFGLGVWRVEEGIEVITSVKSAIAAGYRSIDTAAAYRNEEGVGQAIRESGVPREELFITTKLWNKDQGYESTLKAFDDSMEKLGLDYLDLYLIHWPVKGKYRETWRAFNKLYEGGKIKAIGVSNFQIHHLNDILADSDVVPAVNQVEYHPRLTQKPLLDFCKKKGIQLEAWSPLMQGMLLDQPELMKIAEKHHKSVAQIILRWDLQNGVVTIPKSVKEHRIIENADVFDFELTAEDMASIDQLNQDQRVGPDPDNFNF, encoded by the coding sequence ATGATTAAACACATCAGCGATCAAACAGTTTTGAATAACGGGGTGAAAATGCCTTGGTTTGGACTTGGTGTATGGAGGGTTGAAGAGGGAATTGAAGTCATTACCTCTGTAAAGTCCGCCATTGCCGCCGGTTATCGCAGTATTGACACTGCAGCGGCCTACCGCAATGAAGAGGGAGTGGGGCAAGCGATTCGGGAGAGCGGCGTGCCGCGTGAAGAGCTGTTCATCACTACGAAGCTGTGGAATAAAGATCAAGGATATGAAAGCACCTTGAAAGCATTTGACGATAGCATGGAGAAGCTGGGACTTGATTACCTGGATCTATATTTGATTCATTGGCCGGTCAAAGGCAAATATAGAGAAACCTGGAGAGCCTTCAACAAGCTGTATGAAGGAGGTAAAATCAAAGCGATTGGTGTCAGCAACTTTCAGATTCACCATCTTAATGATATTCTGGCGGACAGTGATGTAGTTCCTGCTGTTAATCAAGTGGAATATCACCCTCGACTTACACAGAAGCCTCTTTTGGATTTTTGCAAGAAGAAGGGTATTCAGCTTGAAGCCTGGAGTCCTCTCATGCAGGGTATGCTGCTGGATCAGCCCGAGCTGATGAAAATTGCCGAGAAACATCATAAATCAGTAGCCCAAATTATCCTTCGCTGGGACCTGCAAAATGGGGTGGTCACGATTCCTAAGTCCGTTAAAGAGCATCGCATTATCGAGAACGCCGATGTTTTTGATTTTGAGCTTACGGCTGAAGATATGGCGTCCATTGATCAATTGAATCAGGATCAGAGAGTGGGTCCGGACCCGGATAATTTCAACTTTTAA
- a CDS encoding VanZ family protein → MARIRLLEKPQAEVKKRIRFVITFLFIGYSLLIIYWMFFDFGRALFSSTEWRYNLVPFKTIKMYIVGYHYYPFRTWAMNLFGNIAVFVPFGIFLPALFKHGKKWTTFLVLFFIPLLVLEILQTVLRRGSFDVDDLILNLLGAFIGFILYKWMYKIIPHSLF, encoded by the coding sequence ATGGCGAGGATACGATTGTTGGAAAAGCCTCAGGCAGAGGTTAAAAAAAGAATTCGCTTCGTCATAACTTTTCTCTTCATTGGTTATTCGCTTCTAATCATTTATTGGATGTTTTTTGACTTCGGCAGGGCCCTTTTCTCTTCGACGGAATGGCGGTATAACTTGGTTCCCTTCAAAACGATCAAAATGTACATTGTTGGTTACCATTACTATCCCTTTCGGACATGGGCAATGAACTTATTTGGCAATATTGCTGTTTTCGTTCCATTTGGCATTTTTCTGCCCGCTCTATTCAAGCATGGAAAAAAGTGGACCACCTTTCTTGTCCTGTTCTTTATTCCTTTGCTGGTGCTTGAAATCCTGCAGACCGTACTTAGGCGGGGAAGCTTTGATGTGGATGACTTGATTTTGAATCTTCTCGGCGCATTCATCGGATTTATTTTGTACAAATGGATGTATAAAATAATTCCGCATTCCTTATTCTAA
- a CDS encoding trypsin-like peptidase domain-containing protein codes for MGKWKSQWLKVILSVMVSVNLVTWIGSGSSYAADSGSDVPKVVSQTSASVVAIIGKPTGSGKTSEKNRYNLAHGTGVIVKSDGVIITNAHVVKDMHNIVVVTSDGKTYSGRTTHMDVESDLALVKIEATGLSAAKLASSSNIQVGETVAAIGTPISFALRNSVTVGIVSGIERSVSSEYQLIQTDAAINPGNSGGALVNMSGEVIGINTLKYTEFGVESLGFAIPMNTVKYVLDHFEKYGKVKRPYLGIELEESWEAVVGLPSSEGLRVAYVDPDSPAAKAGIKQDDQLISIGAINVKSMVDYNEALKKFLPGDSVSLTLKSAVSTITKQLTLGEVQSMDTKQTADSENAGIDTDRGKTRIGDSHYGWSMKYPAGLVTTEQSDDGNSVTFIDAKGEFYLTILVDKEPTGELSPSALLNKISDEKDSDGLLERRYVKQADGLSYAKLLGKSKAAGYAQIRAYQLNGRIYKVSLLSKVADSKSVSKQNSLNDLLDSFQLSFDAKDTALKDISVYSDKGNTYTNSFGLSLDLPKDWKKNSYGSSGSAFHNNDYSESISMQVTSASSGDTLKAWVDREKKNFEDTYLPAYREMSTAEELTLSSVNALKLTYSSTMGDNWKSLTSIYLIKDKYKYEVSFAYPKDADSEEINTILGTLISSISINKESMDPELGFIQDMNDLLDKTSTNKHVNKKYKYSLQIPEIWSDSSSYDYSDDNDSFFSFNGGHLEILADNQKSYDDTVKEEDAHQKKSSGNDPEYKFEASDVTVFGEAAKKYVVHYSTRKMPYKETLYIFRKNNITYKATLNIDEAVRTTENETRLNQAFESMTFTAK; via the coding sequence ATGGGGAAATGGAAATCACAATGGTTGAAAGTTATTCTGTCAGTTATGGTATCTGTCAACTTAGTTACTTGGATAGGCTCAGGTTCTTCTTATGCTGCGGACAGCGGGAGTGATGTTCCCAAGGTCGTCAGTCAAACGTCAGCTTCGGTCGTGGCCATCATCGGCAAACCAACAGGATCGGGGAAAACCTCGGAAAAGAATCGTTATAACCTGGCCCATGGGACAGGGGTTATCGTTAAATCGGATGGAGTCATCATAACTAATGCCCATGTTGTTAAAGACATGCACAATATAGTTGTCGTTACTTCGGATGGCAAGACCTACAGCGGACGTACCACTCATATGGACGTGGAAAGCGATTTAGCGCTTGTTAAAATAGAAGCAACCGGCTTATCTGCAGCCAAGTTGGCATCATCCTCGAATATTCAGGTTGGTGAGACTGTGGCGGCCATTGGCACGCCGATCTCATTCGCCCTACGCAACTCGGTTACAGTAGGGATCGTCAGCGGGATTGAACGTTCTGTCAGCTCCGAGTATCAGCTCATTCAGACGGATGCAGCCATTAATCCAGGCAATAGCGGAGGCGCGCTGGTTAACATGAGCGGCGAGGTTATAGGGATCAATACACTGAAATACACCGAGTTTGGGGTAGAGAGTTTAGGATTCGCGATCCCCATGAATACGGTGAAATACGTGCTGGATCATTTTGAAAAATACGGTAAGGTTAAACGCCCTTATTTGGGCATAGAGCTGGAAGAAAGCTGGGAGGCCGTTGTCGGACTGCCTAGCTCGGAGGGGCTTCGAGTGGCCTATGTGGATCCAGATTCACCGGCCGCCAAAGCAGGAATTAAACAGGATGACCAACTCATTTCTATCGGCGCAATCAATGTCAAATCCATGGTTGATTACAATGAAGCATTGAAAAAGTTTTTGCCTGGCGATAGCGTCAGTCTTACCTTGAAATCCGCAGTTTCCACGATCACCAAGCAGTTGACGCTCGGCGAGGTTCAGAGTATGGATACCAAACAAACTGCGGATTCAGAAAATGCCGGTATTGATACCGATCGCGGCAAGACAAGAATTGGTGACAGCCACTACGGCTGGTCGATGAAATACCCGGCTGGACTGGTCACTACAGAACAATCCGATGACGGCAATTCGGTTACTTTTATCGACGCTAAAGGTGAATTTTACTTAACGATTTTGGTGGACAAGGAACCGACTGGAGAGCTTTCTCCATCCGCTTTATTGAATAAGATTTCCGATGAAAAGGACTCGGATGGACTGCTTGAACGAAGGTATGTCAAGCAAGCGGACGGCCTTTCTTATGCCAAGCTTTTGGGAAAATCAAAGGCTGCCGGTTATGCCCAGATCAGAGCTTATCAGCTGAACGGCCGCATTTATAAAGTAAGCTTGCTAAGCAAGGTGGCTGACTCGAAAAGCGTCTCCAAGCAAAATAGTCTGAACGATTTGCTTGACAGCTTTCAATTGAGCTTTGATGCCAAAGATACGGCGCTTAAGGATATTTCGGTTTATTCGGACAAAGGCAACACCTATACGAACAGCTTTGGACTTTCTTTGGATCTGCCAAAAGACTGGAAAAAGAACAGTTATGGTTCAAGCGGGTCTGCTTTCCATAATAATGATTATTCGGAATCCATTTCTATGCAGGTTACCTCGGCATCCTCCGGTGACACCCTCAAGGCATGGGTTGACCGTGAGAAAAAGAACTTCGAAGACACCTATTTGCCTGCCTATCGGGAAATGAGCACAGCTGAAGAATTAACATTATCCAGTGTGAATGCTCTCAAATTGACCTACTCCAGCACCATGGGAGATAATTGGAAGTCTCTCACCTCCATTTATCTAATTAAGGATAAATACAAATACGAAGTTAGCTTTGCTTATCCCAAGGATGCAGACTCCGAAGAAATAAACACAATACTGGGGACCTTGATCTCTTCGATCAGCATCAATAAGGAGTCCATGGATCCCGAGCTTGGCTTCATCCAAGATATGAATGATTTGCTGGATAAAACGTCAACAAACAAGCATGTCAACAAGAAGTACAAATATTCCCTGCAGATTCCCGAGATCTGGTCAGACAGTTCCTCCTACGACTACTCGGACGATAATGACAGCTTCTTCAGCTTCAACGGCGGACATCTGGAAATCCTCGCGGACAACCAAAAAAGCTATGACGACACGGTTAAGGAAGAAGATGCCCATCAGAAAAAGAGCAGCGGCAATGACCCCGAGTACAAATTCGAGGCATCCGATGTGACCGTGTTTGGTGAAGCTGCCAAAAAATACGTGGTCCATTACTCAACAAGAAAAATGCCATATAAAGAGACCCTCTACATTTTCCGCAAAAATAACATTACTTACAAAGCGACACTGAACATCGATGAAGCCGTCCGTACTACCGAGAATGAAACCCGCTTGAATCAAGCATTTGAATCGATGACCTTCACCGCCAAGTAG
- the fdhD gene encoding formate dehydrogenase accessory sulfurtransferase FdhD, with protein MLSQEDEIAAEFPMTIRLDGEEFATIVCTPEDLEDMVIGFLASEGVIRFADQIGSLSLDEERGFADVRLLNKHQLSTQMVSKRFIGSCCGKSRQFYFHNDARTAKTVLSRTQISIDQCLYLMRELQQNSGDFQKTGGVHNAALCTVDQLIIARTDIGRHNALDKIYGYCLRNKLPLKDKLLAFSGRVSSEVALKAAKIGVGILLSKSAPTDLALSLSHDLGITIVGFIRGTQLNVYTHPERIKEWKPDPS; from the coding sequence CTGCTCTCCCAGGAGGATGAGATCGCAGCAGAATTCCCCATGACCATCAGGCTGGATGGCGAGGAATTTGCTACGATTGTATGTACACCTGAGGACCTGGAGGATATGGTCATCGGATTTTTGGCCTCCGAAGGAGTGATTCGCTTTGCCGATCAGATTGGGTCGCTTTCGCTCGATGAGGAGCGAGGCTTTGCTGATGTGAGGCTGCTGAACAAGCACCAGCTCAGCACCCAAATGGTATCCAAGCGATTTATCGGGTCCTGCTGCGGAAAAAGCCGGCAGTTTTATTTTCACAACGATGCCCGTACAGCCAAAACGGTTCTCTCCCGCACGCAGATCTCGATAGATCAATGTCTTTATTTAATGCGTGAGCTTCAGCAGAATTCCGGAGATTTTCAAAAAACAGGCGGTGTTCATAATGCTGCATTATGCACGGTGGATCAGCTTATCATAGCTCGAACGGATATTGGCAGGCACAATGCATTGGACAAAATTTATGGTTACTGCCTGCGGAATAAGCTGCCTCTCAAGGATAAGCTGCTGGCTTTTAGTGGAAGAGTCTCTTCTGAAGTTGCGCTCAAGGCAGCCAAGATCGGGGTAGGCATCCTGCTCTCCAAATCAGCTCCCACGGATCTGGCGCTCAGTCTGTCGCATGATTTGGGCATTACGATTGTCGGCTTTATTCGAGGCACTCAGCTGAATGTATACACGCACCCCGAGAGAATTAAAGAGTGGAAACCGGACCCCTCATAA
- a CDS encoding helix-turn-helix domain-containing protein: protein MIIKPQYCQIQDALSILVGKWKPIILLYLMSEGTMRYGEFKKALVGITPKMLTSQLRDLEEEGFISRKVYPEVPPKVEYSITEYGMTLKPILVAMHDWGTKHIIRRSEM, encoded by the coding sequence ATGATAATTAAACCTCAGTATTGTCAAATACAAGACGCTCTTTCAATCTTAGTGGGGAAATGGAAGCCTATTATTTTGTTGTATCTCATGTCGGAGGGTACAATGCGATACGGCGAATTTAAAAAAGCACTTGTAGGTATTACCCCCAAAATGCTCACAAGTCAATTGCGTGACCTAGAGGAGGAAGGATTTATCAGCCGGAAGGTATATCCCGAGGTCCCGCCGAAAGTGGAGTATTCCATAACTGAGTATGGAATGACACTGAAGCCGATTTTGGTTGCTATGCATGATTGGGGTACGAAGCATATCATTAGAAGATCGGAAATGTAA